The following proteins are co-located in the Candidatus Deferrimicrobiaceae bacterium genome:
- a CDS encoding peptidyl-prolyl cis-trans isomerase yields MPDRVRAIRRLAAAWVVAACFVSCAKSPAPPADSDVVVATVNGAPINLKEFKIEIARIRGVAPSAASPSGTRSEVSRALRQLVERAVVLQEGERTGVTVSGAEVEEEVRRYRADFPPGGLEKALLQEGIDAEEWREGLRRSILYRKSVEAIAGPLAGVTEEEVQRVYRETFGMATRPERIQVRQLLFDSPEKAAQAREMMVQGASPDDVGKRFSTGETAPLDVDLGLLTRQELPEEVAAELFGLPAGGVSRVIRRDKTVSLFFIVRKSPPGAFSYAEKAPEVRKELLSGHREEAFRKWLEAEVGKADVRVEEKILAGFSEGRK; encoded by the coding sequence CCGGCTCCCCCCGCCGACTCCGATGTCGTCGTCGCGACGGTCAACGGCGCCCCGATCAACCTGAAGGAGTTCAAGATCGAGATCGCGAGGATCCGCGGGGTGGCCCCTTCCGCGGCGTCCCCGAGCGGGACCCGGTCGGAGGTCTCCCGCGCACTGCGGCAACTGGTCGAGCGCGCCGTGGTCCTGCAGGAAGGGGAGCGGACCGGGGTCACGGTGAGCGGGGCCGAGGTCGAGGAGGAGGTTCGGCGGTACCGGGCCGACTTTCCCCCCGGAGGGCTGGAAAAGGCGCTTCTCCAGGAAGGGATCGATGCGGAGGAATGGCGGGAGGGTCTTCGGCGGTCCATCCTGTACCGGAAGTCCGTCGAGGCGATCGCGGGGCCGCTCGCCGGGGTGACGGAGGAAGAGGTGCAGAGGGTGTACCGGGAGACGTTCGGAATGGCGACGCGGCCGGAGCGGATCCAGGTCAGGCAGCTCCTCTTCGATTCGCCGGAGAAGGCCGCGCAGGCGCGGGAGATGATGGTGCAGGGGGCCTCCCCGGACGATGTGGGGAAGCGGTTTTCCACGGGGGAGACCGCGCCGCTGGATGTCGATCTGGGGCTTCTCACCCGCCAGGAGCTGCCGGAGGAGGTCGCCGCGGAACTCTTCGGCCTGCCGGCGGGCGGCGTGAGCCGCGTGATCCGGCGGGACAAGACGGTAAGCCTCTTCTTCATCGTCCGGAAGTCGCCCCCCGGGGCGTTTTCCTACGCGGAGAAGGCGCCGGAGGTCCGCAAGGAGCTCCTTTCCGGACACCGGGAAGAAGCGTTCCGGAAATGGCTCGAGGCGGAGGTCGGCAAGGCGGACGTCCGGGTCGAGGAGAAGATCCTCGCAGGGTTTTCGGAGGGACGGAAGTGA